One genomic segment of Brevibacillus laterosporus LMG 15441 includes these proteins:
- a CDS encoding SDR family NAD(P)-dependent oxidoreductase, with amino-acid sequence MQAFQRKEIYEEKQQMEVIQGLLLKLLMAQLSNMGLLSRKSPSRFQAQTELPDFYDKWLKVSLDFLAEEQYIKQTEETFHVCGEALVAQELLWNEWETKKREWMKDSSIKAKVLLAETMLRALPDILTGSKKATDIMFPHSSMELVEGIYKHNQMADYFNNVLAHTVISYVQDQIDHKSNVKLRILEIGAGTGGTSASVLQTLTPYHDYIQEYCYTDISKAFLMHGAKEYELSHPFLTFKMLDINKSVTEQKVDIGGYDVVIAANVLHATPNIHQTLRHAKALLKRNGIIVINEITEKTLFHHLTFGLLEGWWLYEDAKLRIPGCPGLSAEGWKKALTVEGFTFVSFPTIDAQELGQQIVSAKSDGLIRYKQDFQKQASTDQKRNERKPAASNQQRVASTEHQEIEAKMLDSVRNTIIQKLSESLLIDAHMIDQHESFSDYGVDSITGVKLVQAINQALHITLDTTTLFDYSSVTLLASHIIAEYKTVIMQKLSKNIEQDATPITMLAEETKYQEDMTSQPVSIGETESDSGVTNTRNQTDIAIIGMSGRFARSETVQDLWKHLASGSDLVGEVSRWDLSEYNKQGMSDCHQGSFLEHIDRFDPLFFNISGSEAEYMDPQQRIFLEETWKALEDAGYAGAGVQGKKCGIYVGCGANDYQQLLGHNPPPQAFWGTANSIIPARIAYYLDLQGPAIAVDTACSSSLVAIHLACQGLWANETEMAIAGGVFIQSTPGIYQFTNRAGMLSPTGRCYTFDERADGFVLGEGAGVVVLKRLSDAIADRDHIYGVIRGSAINQDGTTNGITAPSAKSQERLEREVYDTFQINPQHIQMVEAHGTGTKLGDPIEYRALTRAFSNYTNEKNYCAIGSIKSNIGHLTFAAGVAGLIKILLSLQQKQIPPTLHFENGNSNINFQESPFYVNTKLSNWSVKPSMKRCAAISSFGFSGTNAHMVIEEAPYVKKTSEIKPGYVITLSARTADQLHQQVKQLIKYCEHTDQIDYGNMSYTLLMGRKHCTHRLACVVHEQNELVDALKKWIETGEATGVYASVVDKKGQHEQIAMKQYGNECIQKVKIETDANAYLQHLSTVASLYTQGYELEFEPLFLQNHYSRIPLPTYPFAKERYWIPEEEDNQPKNVGPINKIVLEPVWQEQQIIQKKHVPNYDQHLVMLGEPFAHLHAQLVAQSNGITFIPLHSDKTRLEQRFECYAVEAFQTVQQMIQSKPKGNVLIQIVGSYQGEQQVFSGLVGLLQTARLENPKILGQMIEIEQGVSHTELIEKIINEKQYPEDRHIRYEKGKRWVASWKEREDVAKAVTIPWKDQGVYLITGGAGGIGLIFAEEIVQKSKNVTVILTGRSEWKEEKTAKLQELQSLGAKIIYKQADMSKKDEVENLVTQIKEQVGSLHGIIHSAGIIQDNYILKKNTDEVINVLSPKVAGTIYLDEATQDIPLDFFLLFSSMSGAIGNPGQADYAMGNAFMDNYAEYRNQLAHADQRKGLTYSINWPLWKEGGMHVDLETEKMLRNSTGMIGIESKTGIENIYQMFTAKRNRLVLLQGDVPKLRSYFTTKQAMKMETTMKQAVPQIDKAVLEERTQMKLKNLLGEQLKISVDQINAFETLDQYGIDSLVIMELNQKLEGIFGECSKTIFYEYQTVQELTQYFTQQNLEQCLEWTGLAQTRKIETQIPAPDQGMIKELPSQQITSNQTKQLPSYVPMEQNTPDQLEPIAIIGMSGHYPQASTLQQFWHNLTQGKDCIVEIPEERWSTETFYDPNRKDAFAKGKSYCKWGGFLQDFASFDPLFFSISPREAMNMDPQERLFIQTCWEALEDAGYTKELLASRHKGRVGVFAGVTKTGFQLYGPPLWEQGEELFPYTSFSSIANRVSYLLNLKGPSMPIDTMCSSSLTAIHEACEHIRHGACDMAIAGGVNLYLHPSTYIQLCGQQMLSAKGKCKSFGQAADGFVPGEGVGAVLLKPLSKALEDGDQVHALIRATSINHGGKTNGYTVPNPVAQGELVREAMEKAGIDARTISCIEAHGTGTELGDPIEITGLQQAFSKDTQDTNFCAIGSVKSNIGHLEAAAGIAGVTKIILQMKHQQLVPSLHAQELNPNINFAKTPFTVQQKLSEWKRPVIEINGVAQECPRIAGISSFGAGGANAHVIVEEFIPHEEAQSSGSHDNHPVIIVLSAKNEERLKEQGNQLLAALQEQAYTDRDLPHIAYTLQTGREAMEERLGMIVESIGELEEKLRGLCNNQANIENVYQGQVKQNKETVSIFLADEELQEAVQKWIERKKYAKLLRLWVKGLNIDWNELYRENKPRRISLPTYPFAKEPYWISPSRKGSASTFGKALTESSHHSKITSRATCFVKKHWKLASVTKSKELHGTIAILTTNETEALAKRISERITNTRIINMYEMPRKLDQSQEEWKKYAGIIDLAGCGATNQTDMRWLFTLQHIIGLGKKEAIVLLCVTKGLESFKNGSINVAGASRVGLYRTLQSEYSYVCSRHMDVERHLEDHVLADQIVEELFAESQDVEVCYRDGQRYRAYLDVEHSKMEKSQKQNFPSTHVLWITGGTRGLGLLCARHFVENYGVKQIVLTGRESLPPREAWDLYKEQQSSTAHKIRTIEQLEQLGAKIQVLSIALSDKDEVRSSVEKVKRTMGPIGGVIHCAGSVDLENPAFIRKSLETINQVLEPKIQGLNILYNSLKKEPLQFFVLFSSVSAIVPSLGAGQSDYAMANAYMDYFSEAHAHSCPIVSIQWPSWKETGMGEVKSSAYEQSGMLSMTNKEGLSLLDQILANKLGPVILPAMIQEAIWKPETLMQTQKKVTGEQHAQGKQEILTNEEFAHDELMQKTQAWLLTLFSKEFMLDASQLDADSLFQEYGMDSILLAQIITKMDRELKVVALDPSILLEYPTIGRLAAYLIETYPDVVATLFSIKRKKTHVTPMIEHNRVAESERSDVIDEHENKLNHTDKIAVIGIACHFPDAKNAREYWANLMAGKDSIREIPKSRWDSKKLYTLHDYTEGKTKRKWGGFLDSIEDFDPDYFHISKSLATQIDPLQRQLLEVSAEALLDAGYKEKELWNKQVGVFVGSRASNFSQKLDQSTKDTIVGTGQNFIAAHLAHVYNFKGPNMVIDTACSSSLTAIHLAVRSIQNKESELALAGGVDILLDESPYLAMSAANVLSPDGRCKTFSAEADGIGLGEGCGVLILKPLQQAIRDNNKIYGVIEGSAINNDGNTMGITTPNPEAQRELIEKAIVDAKINPETISYVETHGTGTLIGDPIELKALTQVFKKHTMQKQFCGVGSVKSNIGHLMSAAGVASFIKVLLSLVHEELPATLHCEHPNPRFHFEDSPFFIVQEPMKWTSKYAVLRAGISAFGLGGNNAHIIVSNEGIPRTHRVPLESINPNILFQRRRYWPEGRQEAVNIGEHERNNKRTEENLAYYKPIRVERRGE; translated from the coding sequence ATGCAAGCATTCCAACGTAAAGAAATATATGAAGAGAAACAACAAATGGAAGTAATCCAGGGATTATTGTTGAAGCTGCTGATGGCTCAATTGTCAAATATGGGTTTACTCTCAAGGAAATCTCCCTCTCGTTTTCAAGCGCAAACCGAATTACCGGATTTTTATGACAAATGGCTGAAGGTAAGTTTAGATTTTTTGGCTGAGGAGCAGTATATCAAACAAACGGAAGAAACATTTCACGTATGTGGCGAAGCTCTAGTAGCCCAGGAATTACTCTGGAACGAGTGGGAGACTAAGAAGCGTGAGTGGATGAAGGACAGTAGCATAAAGGCGAAGGTACTATTAGCTGAAACAATGCTACGTGCATTGCCCGATATTTTGACTGGATCAAAAAAAGCTACCGATATCATGTTTCCTCATTCCTCTATGGAACTGGTTGAGGGAATTTATAAACATAATCAGATGGCAGATTATTTTAATAATGTGCTAGCTCATACCGTCATTTCTTATGTACAGGATCAGATAGACCACAAATCCAATGTGAAGCTTCGAATATTAGAAATTGGAGCCGGTACAGGAGGTACAAGCGCTAGCGTTTTACAAACATTAACACCCTATCACGACTACATTCAGGAATACTGCTATACGGATATTTCCAAAGCGTTTCTCATGCATGGAGCAAAGGAATATGAGCTTAGCCATCCTTTTTTAACCTTTAAAATGCTAGATATCAATAAATCGGTCACCGAGCAGAAGGTAGATATAGGTGGTTATGATGTGGTCATCGCTGCTAATGTTCTGCATGCAACTCCCAACATCCATCAAACGCTAAGACATGCAAAAGCCTTGTTAAAGAGAAATGGAATCATTGTCATAAATGAAATCACAGAGAAGACATTGTTTCACCATCTTACATTTGGGCTACTAGAGGGATGGTGGCTATATGAAGATGCGAAACTGCGAATCCCAGGCTGCCCAGGGCTAAGTGCAGAAGGATGGAAAAAGGCATTAACAGTAGAAGGCTTTACCTTTGTCTCATTTCCGACTATTGATGCACAGGAGCTGGGTCAACAAATTGTTTCTGCCAAAAGTGATGGACTTATACGATACAAACAAGACTTTCAAAAACAAGCAAGCACGGATCAAAAAAGAAATGAGAGAAAGCCTGCGGCATCCAACCAACAAAGAGTTGCCTCTACAGAGCATCAGGAAATCGAAGCTAAAATGCTTGATTCTGTTAGGAACACGATTATTCAAAAGCTTTCAGAATCACTACTAATTGATGCTCACATGATTGATCAGCATGAATCGTTTTCTGATTATGGAGTAGATTCCATTACAGGGGTAAAGCTGGTACAAGCAATTAATCAAGCCTTGCATATTACATTAGATACGACTACGTTATTTGATTATAGCTCAGTCACTTTATTAGCTTCGCATATTATTGCGGAGTATAAAACGGTCATCATGCAGAAGTTATCTAAAAATATAGAACAGGATGCAACACCAATCACGATGCTGGCAGAGGAAACAAAATATCAAGAAGATATGACTTCTCAGCCTGTTTCAATTGGCGAAACTGAATCTGACAGTGGTGTTACAAATACAAGGAATCAAACGGATATAGCTATCATTGGTATGAGTGGGCGATTCGCAAGATCAGAAACAGTCCAAGATTTATGGAAGCATCTTGCTAGTGGCAGCGATTTAGTCGGAGAAGTATCTCGCTGGGATTTATCTGAATATAATAAGCAGGGTATGAGCGACTGTCATCAAGGCAGCTTCTTAGAACATATCGATCGGTTTGATCCACTTTTTTTCAATATCTCAGGCTCTGAGGCTGAATATATGGACCCACAGCAACGAATCTTTTTAGAAGAAACGTGGAAGGCCTTAGAGGACGCGGGATATGCTGGTGCGGGTGTTCAAGGGAAAAAATGCGGCATCTACGTAGGATGCGGTGCGAATGATTACCAACAGCTACTTGGCCATAATCCACCACCACAGGCCTTCTGGGGTACGGCTAATTCCATCATTCCGGCACGAATTGCTTACTATTTGGACTTGCAGGGTCCGGCCATCGCTGTAGATACAGCATGCTCAAGCTCTCTAGTAGCCATTCATCTAGCCTGTCAGGGTTTATGGGCAAACGAAACGGAGATGGCCATAGCGGGTGGCGTATTCATTCAATCAACACCGGGAATCTATCAATTTACAAATCGTGCTGGAATGTTATCTCCTACAGGCCGCTGCTATACATTTGACGAGCGTGCTGATGGCTTTGTGCTTGGTGAAGGAGCAGGGGTGGTTGTACTTAAACGACTTTCAGATGCGATAGCTGACCGTGATCATATTTATGGGGTTATTCGTGGCTCAGCTATTAATCAAGATGGGACTACCAATGGAATTACAGCACCCAGTGCGAAATCCCAGGAACGTTTAGAGCGAGAAGTATATGATACGTTTCAAATTAATCCACAGCACATCCAAATGGTTGAAGCGCATGGCACAGGAACAAAGCTTGGTGACCCCATCGAATATAGGGCGTTGACACGAGCCTTTAGCAACTATACAAATGAGAAAAATTATTGTGCAATCGGATCAATAAAAAGTAATATAGGACATTTAACCTTTGCGGCAGGGGTAGCAGGACTTATTAAAATCTTGTTGTCCTTACAGCAAAAACAAATTCCACCAACACTGCATTTTGAGAACGGTAATTCGAATATTAATTTCCAAGAAAGTCCCTTTTATGTAAATACCAAGCTTAGCAATTGGTCTGTGAAACCAAGCATGAAACGTTGCGCCGCCATCAGCTCCTTTGGATTTAGTGGTACAAATGCACACATGGTTATTGAAGAAGCGCCATATGTAAAGAAGACTTCTGAAATCAAACCAGGCTATGTAATCACTTTATCTGCTCGTACAGCAGATCAGCTACATCAGCAGGTGAAACAACTCATCAAGTATTGTGAACATACGGATCAGATTGATTATGGCAATATGAGCTATACATTACTCATGGGAAGAAAACACTGTACTCATCGTCTAGCTTGTGTTGTGCATGAGCAGAATGAGCTTGTGGATGCCTTAAAAAAATGGATAGAAACAGGGGAAGCAACTGGGGTATATGCTTCTGTTGTCGATAAAAAGGGGCAGCACGAACAAATAGCGATGAAGCAATATGGGAATGAATGCATTCAAAAAGTAAAGATTGAAACAGATGCCAATGCTTATCTACAACATTTGTCTACCGTGGCGTCCCTGTATACGCAAGGCTATGAGTTAGAATTTGAGCCATTATTTTTACAAAATCATTATTCGAGAATCCCTCTTCCAACCTATCCGTTTGCAAAGGAGCGTTATTGGATACCAGAAGAAGAGGATAATCAGCCTAAAAATGTTGGGCCGATCAACAAGATAGTTCTTGAGCCAGTCTGGCAGGAACAACAAATCATTCAAAAAAAGCACGTACCTAATTACGATCAGCACCTTGTAATGCTTGGTGAACCATTTGCCCATTTACATGCTCAGTTAGTAGCACAATCAAATGGGATTACCTTTATCCCGTTACATTCAGATAAGACCAGGCTCGAACAAAGGTTTGAGTGTTATGCTGTGGAAGCTTTTCAAACCGTACAGCAAATGATCCAGTCCAAACCAAAAGGGAATGTTTTGATTCAAATCGTTGGCTCTTATCAAGGAGAACAGCAGGTTTTTTCAGGACTTGTAGGATTATTGCAAACAGCCAGATTGGAAAATCCCAAAATTCTTGGACAAATGATTGAAATCGAGCAAGGAGTCAGCCACACCGAACTGATTGAAAAAATAATCAATGAAAAGCAATATCCTGAAGACAGGCATATTCGATATGAAAAAGGCAAACGGTGGGTCGCTAGTTGGAAGGAACGCGAAGACGTAGCGAAAGCCGTTACGATTCCTTGGAAGGATCAGGGCGTCTATCTTATAACGGGTGGAGCTGGCGGAATAGGACTTATTTTTGCAGAAGAAATTGTGCAAAAAAGCAAAAATGTAACGGTAATTCTCACTGGCAGGTCTGAATGGAAGGAAGAGAAAACAGCGAAGTTACAGGAACTGCAATCATTAGGTGCCAAAATTATTTATAAGCAAGCTGATATGTCGAAAAAGGATGAAGTAGAGAACTTGGTTACACAAATTAAGGAACAGGTTGGAAGTCTACATGGGATTATTCATAGTGCGGGAATCATTCAAGATAATTATATTTTGAAGAAAAATACGGATGAGGTAATAAACGTCCTTTCTCCCAAAGTAGCAGGAACCATTTACTTGGATGAAGCTACCCAAGACATTCCATTGGATTTCTTCCTTTTATTTTCATCCATGTCAGGAGCCATTGGCAATCCTGGACAAGCAGATTATGCGATGGGGAATGCGTTTATGGACAACTACGCTGAGTATCGGAATCAACTGGCTCATGCAGATCAGCGTAAGGGTCTGACCTACTCCATTAACTGGCCGCTTTGGAAGGAAGGCGGTATGCATGTTGACCTGGAAACGGAAAAAATGTTACGGAATAGTACCGGTATGATTGGGATTGAATCTAAAACTGGCATTGAAAATATCTATCAAATGTTTACAGCTAAAAGGAATAGATTGGTGCTTTTACAGGGAGATGTTCCTAAGCTTAGGTCTTATTTTACGACAAAGCAAGCGATGAAAATGGAGACTACTATGAAGCAAGCTGTTCCTCAGATCGACAAGGCTGTTCTAGAGGAAAGAACCCAGATGAAATTGAAAAATCTGCTTGGGGAACAGTTAAAGATAAGTGTTGACCAAATTAATGCTTTCGAGACTTTAGATCAATATGGAATTGATTCACTGGTCATTATGGAGCTGAATCAAAAGCTGGAAGGCATCTTTGGGGAATGCTCAAAAACGATTTTCTATGAATATCAAACCGTGCAGGAATTAACGCAATATTTTACTCAACAGAATCTGGAGCAGTGTCTGGAATGGACAGGACTAGCTCAGACACGGAAGATTGAGACACAGATACCAGCACCAGACCAAGGTATGATAAAAGAATTACCGAGTCAACAAATCACTAGTAATCAAACAAAACAATTACCTAGCTATGTGCCCATGGAGCAAAATACGCCAGATCAGCTTGAACCAATTGCGATCATTGGCATGAGTGGTCATTATCCGCAGGCAAGCACTTTGCAACAATTCTGGCATAACCTTACTCAGGGTAAGGATTGTATCGTAGAAATCCCGGAGGAGCGCTGGTCAACGGAAACGTTCTATGATCCGAATCGAAAAGACGCTTTTGCTAAGGGAAAAAGCTATTGCAAATGGGGTGGCTTTCTCCAAGATTTCGCCAGTTTTGATCCTTTGTTCTTTTCTATCTCACCTCGTGAAGCAATGAATATGGACCCGCAGGAACGTTTATTCATTCAGACTTGCTGGGAAGCTCTAGAGGATGCAGGATATACCAAGGAGCTACTAGCATCGCGACATAAGGGACGAGTGGGTGTATTTGCTGGCGTTACGAAGACAGGGTTCCAGTTATATGGTCCACCGCTATGGGAGCAGGGGGAGGAGTTATTCCCGTATACCTCATTTAGTTCTATTGCGAATCGAGTATCGTATTTACTTAACCTAAAAGGCCCAAGCATGCCAATCGATACGATGTGTTCCTCCTCTCTAACAGCTATACACGAAGCGTGTGAGCATATCCGTCATGGAGCATGTGACATGGCTATAGCCGGTGGGGTTAATCTATATTTGCATCCATCTACTTACATTCAATTATGTGGCCAACAAATGCTTTCTGCAAAAGGAAAATGCAAAAGCTTTGGACAAGCTGCCGATGGTTTTGTTCCTGGGGAAGGGGTAGGTGCGGTTTTATTAAAGCCTCTTTCAAAAGCTCTTGAAGATGGTGATCAGGTTCATGCCTTAATCCGTGCAACGAGCATTAATCATGGAGGAAAAACAAATGGGTATACAGTACCAAATCCAGTAGCCCAGGGTGAGCTTGTACGAGAAGCAATGGAGAAAGCAGGTATAGATGCTCGAACGATCAGTTGTATCGAAGCTCATGGCACTGGGACGGAGTTAGGAGATCCAATAGAGATTACAGGCCTTCAGCAGGCCTTTAGTAAAGATACGCAAGATACGAACTTCTGTGCAATTGGCTCTGTGAAGAGTAATATTGGTCATTTAGAGGCCGCAGCAGGTATAGCAGGGGTAACAAAAATTATTCTTCAAATGAAGCATCAGCAGCTAGTTCCAAGTTTGCATGCCCAGGAATTAAACCCAAATATCAATTTTGCCAAAACTCCCTTCACGGTTCAACAAAAGCTCAGCGAATGGAAGAGACCTGTCATCGAAATAAATGGGGTAGCCCAAGAATGCCCCAGAATTGCGGGTATATCATCCTTCGGAGCGGGAGGAGCAAATGCACATGTAATCGTGGAGGAATTTATCCCACACGAAGAAGCTCAATCTAGCGGTTCACACGACAACCATCCTGTCATCATTGTTCTTTCTGCCAAGAATGAAGAACGCTTGAAGGAGCAGGGTAACCAATTATTGGCTGCACTTCAGGAGCAAGCCTATACCGATCGTGATTTGCCACATATAGCGTATACGTTACAAACAGGAAGAGAGGCAATGGAAGAACGTCTAGGAATGATTGTGGAATCTATCGGTGAGCTTGAAGAGAAGCTTAGGGGCCTGTGTAATAATCAAGCGAATATAGAAAATGTGTACCAAGGGCAAGTGAAACAAAATAAAGAGACAGTATCTATCTTTCTTGCCGATGAAGAATTACAAGAGGCAGTTCAAAAGTGGATAGAGCGTAAAAAATATGCAAAATTACTGCGCTTATGGGTAAAGGGCTTGAATATAGACTGGAACGAATTATATCGGGAAAATAAGCCCCGGAGAATAAGTTTGCCCACCTATCCTTTTGCCAAAGAACCATATTGGATTTCTCCATCTCGCAAGGGTTCAGCATCTACCTTTGGAAAGGCCTTAACGGAATCAAGTCATCACAGCAAAATAACATCACGTGCGACTTGCTTTGTCAAAAAGCATTGGAAGCTAGCTAGTGTAACTAAATCGAAGGAATTACATGGAACCATTGCCATTTTAACAACGAATGAAACAGAGGCGCTAGCGAAGCGAATCTCCGAACGTATTACAAATACACGAATCATAAATATGTATGAAATGCCACGAAAGCTAGACCAATCACAAGAAGAGTGGAAAAAATATGCCGGTATTATTGATCTAGCTGGATGTGGCGCTACAAATCAGACCGATATGCGTTGGCTATTCACACTTCAACATATAATCGGGCTAGGAAAAAAAGAAGCTATCGTGCTTTTATGTGTCACAAAAGGGCTGGAATCTTTTAAAAATGGCTCAATAAATGTAGCAGGAGCTTCACGGGTTGGGTTGTATCGTACGTTACAAAGTGAATACAGCTATGTTTGTTCAAGACATATGGATGTAGAACGACATCTTGAGGATCATGTGCTAGCAGATCAAATCGTCGAGGAGCTATTTGCAGAAAGTCAGGATGTGGAGGTTTGTTACCGGGATGGACAGCGATACCGTGCTTATCTGGATGTAGAACACAGCAAAATGGAAAAAAGTCAAAAGCAGAATTTCCCGTCTACCCATGTGTTATGGATTACAGGAGGAACAAGAGGACTCGGATTATTATGTGCAAGGCATTTTGTGGAAAACTATGGTGTGAAGCAAATTGTGCTAACTGGGCGGGAATCGTTGCCGCCGCGGGAAGCATGGGATTTATATAAGGAACAACAATCATCTACGGCTCATAAAATTAGAACCATTGAACAATTGGAACAGTTAGGAGCCAAAATCCAAGTATTGTCCATCGCTTTATCAGACAAGGATGAGGTACGCAGTAGTGTAGAGAAAGTGAAACGCACGATGGGGCCAATAGGCGGGGTTATTCATTGTGCGGGCTCTGTAGATCTAGAAAACCCGGCATTTATTCGAAAATCCTTAGAAACAATCAATCAAGTGCTAGAACCTAAGATTCAAGGATTAAACATACTCTACAACAGTCTCAAAAAAGAGCCATTACAATTCTTTGTATTGTTTTCATCCGTTTCTGCCATTGTTCCTAGCTTAGGAGCGGGTCAAAGCGATTATGCGATGGCGAATGCCTATATGGACTATTTTAGTGAAGCTCATGCCCATTCCTGCCCAATTGTGAGCATTCAATGGCCAAGCTGGAAAGAGACTGGTATGGGAGAAGTGAAAAGTAGCGCTTATGAACAATCTGGAATGCTCAGTATGACAAATAAAGAAGGGCTTTCCCTCCTTGATCAGATTTTAGCTAATAAGCTGGGACCGGTTATTCTTCCCGCTATGATTCAAGAGGCAATTTGGAAGCCAGAAACGCTTATGCAAACGCAGAAAAAAGTTACTGGTGAACAGCATGCTCAGGGAAAGCAAGAAATCCTGACTAACGAGGAATTTGCTCACGACGAGCTAATGCAGAAAACTCAAGCGTGGCTACTCACCTTATTTTCAAAGGAATTCATGCTAGATGCTTCCCAGTTGGATGCTGATAGCCTATTTCAAGAATATGGCATGGATTCTATCTTATTAGCACAAATTATTACGAAAATGGACCGTGAATTAAAGGTTGTGGCCTTAGATCCTTCTATCCTGCTGGAATATCCAACAATAGGACGTCTGGCTGCCTATTTGATCGAAACCTACCCAGATGTAGTAGCGACATTATTCTCAATCAAAAGGAAAAAGACTCATGTAACACCTATGATTGAACATAATCGCGTCGCAGAATCAGAACGATCCGATGTAATCGATGAACATGAAAATAAGCTGAATCATACGGATAAAATTGCTGTCATCGGCATAGCTTGTCATTTTCCAGATGCGAAGAATGCAAGAGAATATTGGGCAAATCTAATGGCGGGAAAGGACAGTATTCGTGAAATACCAAAATCTCGTTGGGATAGTAAAAAGTTATACACCTTACACGATTACACCGAAGGAAAAACGAAAAGGAAATGGGGAGGCTTCCTAGATTCAATTGAGGATTTTGATCCTGATTATTTCCATATTTCAAAATCCTTAGCCACTCAAATTGATCCATTGCAACGACAATTGTTAGAGGTGAGTGCAGAAGCGCTTCTTGATGCTGGTTACAAGGAAAAAGAACTGTGGAATAAGCAAGTAGGAGTTTTTGTAGGTTCGAGAGCTAGCAATTTTTCTCAAAAGCTGGATCAAAGCACGAAGGATACCATTGTGGGAACCGGGCAAAACTTCATTGCAGCGCATTTAGCCCATGTATATAACTTTAAAGGACCTAACATGGTGATTGACACGGCTTGCTCAAGTTCATTAACAGCTATTCATCTTGCTGTAAGAAGCATTCAAAATAAAGAGAGTGAGCTTGCTTTAGCAGGGGGAGTAGACATTCTATTAGATGAATCACCTTATCTTGCTATGAGTGCAGCTAATGTATTATCCCCGGATGGGCGTTGCAAAACCTTTAGCGCCGAAGCCGATGGAATAGGTCTAGGAGAAGGCTGCGGAGTCCTCATTTTAAAGCCTCTACAGCAAGCCATCCGAGATAACAATAAAATTTATGGCGTGATTGAGGGCTCAGCGATTAATAATGATGGCAACACAATGGGCATTACAACTCCAAATCCAGAGGCGCAGAGAGAATTGATTGAAAAAGCGATTGTAGATGCAAAAATAAACCCTGAGACCATAAGCTATGTGGAAACACATGGTACTGGCACTTTAATTGGAGACCCGATTGAATTAAAAGCTTTGACCCAAGTATTTAAGAAGCACACGATGCAAAAGCAATTTTGTGGTGTGGGCAGTGTGAAAAGTAACATCGGGCATTTGATGAGTGCTGCAGGGGTAGCCAGCTTTATTAAGGTATTGTTATCGCTTGTTCATGAGGAGCTTCCTGCCACCTTGCATTGTGAACACCCGAATCCACGTTTTCATTTTGAGGATTCACCATTTTTTATCGTGCAGGAGCCAATGAAATGGACAAGTAAATATGCTGTTTTACGAGCAGGAATTAGTGCGTTTGGATTGGGCGGAAACAATGCTCATATCATTGTGAGTAATGAAGGTATTCCCCGAACACATCGAGTACCTCTGGAAAGTATCAATCCAAACATATTATTCCAAAGAAGAAGATACTGGCCAGAAGGAAGGCAAGAGGCAGTTAA